The following proteins come from a genomic window of Bradyrhizobium paxllaeri:
- a CDS encoding CpaD family pilus assembly protein: MTTRIPLHRIRAAGLLGALLSLSATLGACTWQSTEVVTTASVPEDYRHRHPIAVTEANQSIVVFVGRGRGGLSGPQRADVMGLAQTWTREGTGAIIADVPIDTANARAAAASYQEIRSVLMAGGVPSRAISLRHYYPDDPRTLPTIRLSYPKIRAVAGPCGLWPQDLGPNIDNVGYNENRSYHNFGCATQRNLAAMIDNPADLEQPRPESPAYTSRRNIAFDKYRKGTATETTYPESDKAKLSDTGK, encoded by the coding sequence ATGACAACGAGAATACCGCTCCATCGCATCAGAGCCGCAGGGCTGCTTGGCGCCCTCCTCAGCCTTTCGGCGACACTCGGTGCCTGCACCTGGCAGTCCACGGAAGTCGTGACGACCGCGAGCGTTCCGGAAGATTACCGCCATCGCCATCCGATTGCGGTGACCGAAGCCAACCAATCGATCGTCGTGTTCGTCGGCCGTGGCCGCGGCGGCCTCTCCGGGCCGCAGCGCGCCGACGTCATGGGACTCGCGCAAACCTGGACGCGCGAAGGGACCGGCGCAATCATCGCCGATGTTCCAATCGACACGGCGAACGCACGCGCGGCTGCGGCGTCGTATCAGGAAATCCGGTCCGTGCTGATGGCGGGCGGCGTGCCCTCGCGCGCTATCTCGTTGCGTCACTACTATCCCGACGATCCCCGCACATTGCCGACGATCAGGCTGAGTTATCCGAAGATCAGGGCGGTGGCCGGTCCTTGCGGCCTGTGGCCGCAAGACCTCGGGCCGAACATCGATAACGTCGGCTACAACGAAAACCGCTCCTATCACAATTTCGGCTGCGCCACCCAGCGCAACCTCGCCGCGATGATCGACAATCCCGCCGATCTCGAACAGCCGCGTCCCGAGAGCCCCGCTTATACATCGCGGCGCAACATCGCCTTTGACAAATACCGCAAGGGCACGGCGACCGAGACCACCTATCCCGAATCCGACAAGGCCAAACTCAGCGATACAGGCAAATGA
- a CDS encoding type II and III secretion system protein family protein, producing the protein MKFGVSQSAMRTVAARALLLSAVATLALGPLLPVVAAETEKDPVTTSAIGPVKMRFLALGIGKSVVVDLPRDVKDVLVADPKIANAVIRSPQRAYIIGGAVGQTNVVFFDGDGQQIASYDIAVKRDLNGVRAALKQSLPGIQIEGVGDSVLLTGSVSSPVEAQQAGEIAARLVGGSEKVVNSIVVRGRDQVMLKVTVAEVRRDVVKQMGIDLGAKFNIGNTNVTFNNANPFTANNAALVPGNGLMLQGGSSVTAVLRAMEKAGVVKTLAEPNLTAISGESATFISGGEFPIPTGVTCNTNATTGVISGCIQTVAFKKFGISLNFTPVVLSEGRISLRVMTEVSEVSTENALTGGQNGTTIPSIKTRRAETTLEIPSGGSMAMAGLIQEQTKQAINGLPGLDQLPVLGQLFRSQDFIDNQTELMVLVTPYVVRAVAQKELSRPDDGFAPASDSQSALLGRINRIYGVAARVDPVAGVQGNFGFIID; encoded by the coding sequence ATGAAGTTTGGGGTAAGTCAGTCAGCGATGCGAACCGTGGCGGCGCGCGCACTGTTATTGTCGGCCGTCGCCACGCTGGCGCTCGGGCCGTTGCTGCCCGTGGTCGCAGCCGAAACCGAGAAGGATCCGGTAACGACTTCCGCCATCGGCCCGGTCAAGATGCGCTTCCTGGCGCTCGGCATCGGCAAGTCGGTGGTCGTTGACCTGCCGCGCGACGTCAAGGATGTGCTGGTCGCCGATCCGAAGATCGCCAATGCCGTCATTCGCTCCCCGCAACGCGCCTATATCATCGGCGGCGCCGTCGGCCAGACCAACGTGGTGTTCTTCGACGGCGACGGTCAGCAGATCGCTTCCTACGACATCGCGGTCAAGCGTGACCTCAACGGCGTGCGCGCCGCGCTGAAGCAGTCGCTACCGGGGATTCAGATCGAGGGCGTCGGCGACAGCGTGCTGCTGACCGGCTCGGTGTCGAGCCCGGTCGAAGCCCAGCAGGCCGGCGAGATCGCCGCGCGGCTGGTCGGCGGATCCGAGAAGGTCGTCAACTCGATCGTCGTTCGCGGCCGCGACCAGGTGATGTTGAAGGTCACTGTCGCGGAAGTTCGGCGGGATGTCGTCAAGCAGATGGGCATCGACCTCGGCGCCAAGTTCAACATCGGCAATACGAACGTGACCTTCAACAATGCCAATCCCTTCACGGCGAACAACGCGGCCCTCGTGCCCGGCAATGGCCTTATGCTGCAGGGCGGTTCGTCGGTCACGGCCGTGCTTCGCGCGATGGAGAAGGCCGGTGTTGTGAAGACGCTCGCCGAACCAAATCTGACAGCGATCTCCGGAGAATCCGCAACGTTTATCTCAGGCGGCGAATTTCCCATTCCGACCGGCGTGACCTGCAACACCAACGCAACGACTGGTGTCATCAGCGGGTGCATCCAGACAGTCGCTTTCAAGAAATTCGGCATCTCGCTCAACTTCACGCCGGTCGTACTCTCCGAGGGGCGGATCAGCCTGCGCGTGATGACGGAAGTGTCGGAAGTCTCGACCGAAAACGCCCTGACCGGCGGCCAGAATGGAACGACCATTCCCTCGATCAAGACCCGCCGCGCCGAGACCACGCTGGAAATACCCTCCGGCGGCTCGATGGCGATGGCCGGCCTGATCCAGGAGCAGACCAAGCAGGCCATCAACGGCCTGCCGGGACTCGATCAGTTGCCGGTTCTGGGCCAGTTGTTCCGCAGCCAGGACTTCATCGACAACCAGACCGAACTGATGGTGCTGGTGACGCCCTATGTCGTGCGTGCGGTCGCGCAGAAAGAATTGTCGCGCCCCGATGACGGCTTCGCGCCGGCATCCGATTCCCAGTCTGCGCTGCTCGGGCGCATCAACCGCATCTACGGTGTCGCCGCCCGCGTCGACCCCGTTGCCGGCGTCCAGGGCAATTTCGGCTTCATCATCGATTGA
- the cpaB gene encoding Flp pilus assembly protein CpaB has translation MNIARLVVLAIALSAGGVAAYLARGTEDKSQPPAEPVANLPTVEILVAKSDIGLGQAVKPEDLQWQAWPAATANSNMIDRASKAEAINEFAGSIARNPFFAGEPIREQKLVKANGSGFMAAILPTGMRALSTEISPETGAGGFILPNDRVDVILSRREKNPDGKGGDVIQSDIILSNIRVLAIDQAPKEKEGMNSLVGRTVTLELKPEQAETMARARQSGTLSLALRSITDANAAEGRTDEQTQKRKESVSVVRYGVSSQTTAQK, from the coding sequence ATGAACATCGCACGTCTCGTCGTTCTGGCCATCGCACTGAGTGCAGGCGGTGTCGCCGCCTATCTCGCCCGTGGCACCGAAGACAAATCGCAACCGCCGGCCGAACCGGTCGCCAATTTGCCGACAGTGGAAATTCTGGTCGCGAAGTCCGACATCGGGCTCGGCCAGGCAGTCAAGCCCGAGGACCTGCAATGGCAGGCCTGGCCGGCCGCGACCGCCAACAGCAACATGATCGATCGCGCGAGCAAGGCCGAGGCCATCAATGAATTCGCCGGCTCGATCGCGCGCAACCCGTTCTTCGCTGGCGAACCGATCCGCGAACAGAAACTGGTCAAGGCCAACGGCTCCGGCTTCATGGCAGCCATCCTGCCGACCGGCATGCGCGCACTCTCGACCGAGATCTCGCCGGAAACCGGCGCCGGTGGCTTCATCCTACCCAACGACCGCGTCGACGTCATCCTCTCCAGGCGCGAGAAGAATCCGGACGGCAAGGGAGGCGACGTCATCCAGTCGGACATCATTCTCTCCAACATCCGCGTGCTCGCGATCGATCAGGCGCCAAAGGAAAAAGAGGGCATGAACTCCCTCGTCGGCCGCACCGTCACGCTCGAACTGAAGCCCGAGCAGGCCGAGACGATGGCGCGGGCGCGCCAGAGCGGCACGCTGTCGCTTGCGCTGCGCAGCATCACCGATGCCAATGCGGCCGAAGGCCGTACCGACGAACAGACTCAAAAACGAAAAGAGAGCGTCTCCGTGGTTCGCTACGGAGTCTCTAGTCAAACGACGGCACAGAAGTGA
- a CDS encoding GntR family transcriptional regulator, protein MLHEEVVGRVRAMLLDGEIPPGARIPERDLCEKLQISRTPLREALKVLAAEGLVQLLPNRGSRAARLTDKDMRDLFEVCQGLEALAGELACERITDAEIAGVADAHAAMVRHYGDRDLLQYYRCNRFIHEAIITAAGNPVLSGLYESVTARIRRARYVTPMTPRRWALAVQEHEAILNALQRRDGVGLSHILRAHLRHKREEVLQAGFAETAPLEQTRAS, encoded by the coding sequence ATGCTGCATGAGGAAGTCGTCGGCCGCGTACGCGCCATGCTGCTCGATGGCGAGATCCCGCCCGGCGCGCGGATTCCCGAGCGCGACCTCTGTGAAAAGCTGCAGATCTCGCGCACGCCGCTGCGCGAAGCCCTCAAGGTGCTTGCCGCCGAGGGCCTGGTCCAGTTGCTGCCGAACCGCGGCTCGCGCGCGGCGAGACTGACCGACAAGGACATGCGCGATCTGTTCGAGGTGTGCCAGGGGCTCGAAGCCCTGGCCGGCGAACTCGCCTGCGAGCGCATCACGGATGCCGAGATCGCCGGCGTCGCCGATGCGCATGCCGCGATGGTGCGGCACTACGGAGATCGCGATCTGTTGCAGTACTATCGCTGCAACCGCTTCATCCACGAGGCGATCATCACGGCTGCCGGCAACCCGGTGCTGTCAGGCCTGTATGAATCCGTCACCGCCCGCATTCGCCGTGCACGTTACGTCACGCCGATGACGCCGCGGCGCTGGGCGCTGGCTGTGCAGGAGCACGAAGCGATCCTCAACGCCCTGCAACGCCGCGACGGCGTCGGGCTGTCGCATATCCTGCGCGCGCATCTGCGCCACAAGCGCGAAGAGGTCTTGCAGGCCGGCTTCGCGGAAACCGCACCTCTCGAACAAACTCGCGCATCATAG
- a CDS encoding enoyl-CoA hydratase/isomerase family protein has protein sequence MDQDVTVREDDLLFALDDGIGRVTFNRPQARNAFTFEMYERLAEICERANRDHAIKVLLLRGAGDKAFAAGTDINQFRAFKTPQDAIDYENRIDRVLGILETCRVPTIAAINGACTGGGAGIAACCDLRIGTRSTRIGFPIARTLGNCLSMSNVGRITALIGPARVKDLIFTARLVEAEEAASLGLLNEVVNDLAALDKRADEIARLVAGHAPLTLSATKQAVARLQKRLTRDEGEDLILMCYTSQDFREGRDAFLTKRAPQWRGQ, from the coding sequence ATGGATCAGGACGTAACGGTACGGGAGGATGACCTCCTGTTTGCCCTCGACGACGGCATCGGCCGGGTAACCTTCAACCGGCCACAGGCGCGCAACGCCTTCACCTTCGAGATGTACGAGCGGCTGGCCGAGATCTGCGAACGCGCCAACCGCGACCATGCGATCAAGGTGCTGCTGCTGCGGGGCGCCGGCGACAAGGCGTTTGCGGCCGGTACCGACATCAACCAATTCCGTGCCTTCAAGACGCCGCAGGATGCGATCGATTATGAGAACCGCATCGATCGCGTCCTCGGCATTCTCGAAACATGCCGGGTGCCGACCATTGCCGCCATCAACGGCGCCTGCACCGGTGGCGGCGCGGGCATTGCGGCCTGCTGCGATCTGCGCATCGGCACCCGAAGCACGCGAATTGGGTTTCCGATCGCGCGCACGCTCGGCAATTGCCTGTCGATGTCGAATGTCGGCCGCATCACCGCGTTGATCGGTCCGGCGCGCGTCAAGGATCTGATCTTCACCGCACGGCTGGTCGAAGCCGAGGAGGCGGCCTCGTTGGGCCTGCTCAACGAAGTGGTCAACGATCTGGCTGCGCTCGACAAGCGCGCCGACGAGATCGCGCGGCTCGTTGCCGGCCACGCGCCGCTGACGCTGAGCGCGACCAAGCAGGCGGTTGCGCGCTTGCAGAAACGGCTGACGCGCGACGAGGGCGAGGACCTCATCCTGATGTGCTACACCAGCCAGGATTTCCGTGAAGGGCGCGACGCGTTTCTCACCAAGCGCGCGCCGCAATGGCGTGGCCAATAG
- a CDS encoding CaiB/BaiF CoA transferase family protein — MSLHDDTTPPSGPLAGLKVIDLTHVMAGPTCTLMLADMGADVIKIEKWPNGDDTRHSVPPKIGDEAASFLMMNRNKRGIVLDLKTAGGKEVLRRLIAGADVLVENFAPGAMERLGFGYQELHREFPALIYCSLSGFGRTGPYKHRRGFDLVAQAMSGIMSFTGERPDGPPVKCGPPLSDITAGLLASMGILAAYSHRLKTGEGQWVETSLYEAALVQTYWQSTIALASNVAPRAMGSAHPLNAPYQAFEASDGWLVVGGANKKHWLLMLEALGALELASDPRFVNGSDRMANLKELEAELSRRFRTQTRAHWLAALDEKGVPCGPVHDMLEALNDPQTLARDMVVEVEHSTLGPVKTIGLPVKFSATPGKVRSGAPVYGEHTREVLREHGFDQAEIDAFEREGAIVAASVDRKEQVA; from the coding sequence ATGTCCCTTCATGACGACACCACGCCGCCTTCGGGGCCGCTCGCCGGCCTCAAGGTCATCGATCTCACCCATGTGATGGCGGGGCCGACCTGCACGCTGATGCTCGCCGACATGGGCGCCGACGTCATCAAGATCGAGAAATGGCCGAACGGCGACGACACGCGGCACTCAGTGCCGCCGAAGATCGGCGACGAGGCGGCCTCGTTCCTGATGATGAACCGCAACAAGCGCGGCATCGTGCTCGACCTGAAAACCGCAGGCGGCAAGGAAGTGCTGCGGCGGCTGATCGCGGGCGCCGACGTGCTGGTCGAGAATTTCGCGCCGGGCGCGATGGAGCGGCTCGGCTTTGGCTATCAGGAACTACACCGGGAATTTCCGGCGCTGATCTATTGCTCGCTGTCCGGCTTCGGCCGCACCGGCCCGTACAAGCATCGCCGCGGCTTCGATCTGGTTGCGCAAGCGATGAGCGGCATCATGAGCTTCACGGGCGAACGGCCGGACGGGCCGCCGGTCAAATGCGGCCCGCCGCTATCAGATATCACCGCCGGACTGCTGGCCAGCATGGGGATCCTTGCCGCCTATTCGCATCGGCTCAAAACCGGCGAAGGGCAATGGGTGGAGACCTCGCTCTACGAGGCGGCGCTGGTCCAGACCTACTGGCAGTCGACCATTGCGCTCGCCAGCAATGTGGCGCCGCGCGCCATGGGCTCGGCTCATCCGCTCAACGCGCCGTATCAGGCGTTCGAGGCATCCGACGGCTGGCTCGTGGTCGGCGGCGCCAACAAGAAGCATTGGCTGTTGATGCTGGAAGCGCTTGGCGCGCTGGAACTGGCTTCCGACCCGCGCTTCGTCAACGGCTCCGACCGGATGGCGAACCTGAAGGAGCTCGAAGCCGAACTGAGCCGGCGCTTCCGAACGCAGACGCGGGCGCATTGGCTGGCGGCACTCGACGAGAAGGGCGTGCCGTGCGGCCCCGTGCACGACATGCTGGAAGCGCTGAACGATCCGCAGACGCTCGCGCGCGACATGGTGGTCGAGGTCGAACATTCGACGCTCGGGCCGGTGAAGACGATCGGATTGCCGGTCAAGTTCTCGGCGACGCCCGGCAAGGTGCGTTCGGGCGCGCCTGTTTATGGCGAGCATACGCGCGAGGTGCTGCGCGAGCATGGTTTTGATCAGGCAGAGATCGACGCGTTCGAGCGGGAGGGCGCGATCGTCGCCGCATCAGTCGATCGCAAGGAACAGGTCGCCTGA
- a CDS encoding Bug family tripartite tricarboxylate transporter substrate binding protein encodes MKITSKLLLSTAAFMLAGALPADAAWQPQKPIEFVATAGPGGGTDNLARAVQSIITKYKMTDQPVVVVNKGGGSGAEGYVYGKASAGDPYKVIFGTSNAWQQPLVSKVAFNYTDLTPIAAMAQDEFLLWVKQDAPYKTAGDFLKAAAATEFKMGGAQSKDTDEVLTRMIEKAAHVKFTYIPFKSGAEAAVQLAGGHIDAHVNNPSESLGQWRGSTQRPLCAFSPKRLPQGPKVTTSEGWSDVPTCVEQGLAISQYEQPRTVWLPGKVSPDQAAYYVDLMKKVQATPEWKEYIEKTSQVDTFLTGTAFNDFIKQDLEHIKQVAGEQGWLVK; translated from the coding sequence ATGAAGATCACGTCAAAGCTGCTGCTGTCCACGGCAGCGTTCATGCTCGCGGGCGCGCTTCCGGCCGATGCTGCCTGGCAGCCGCAGAAGCCGATCGAGTTCGTCGCCACCGCCGGGCCGGGCGGTGGCACCGACAATCTCGCCCGCGCCGTGCAGAGCATCATCACCAAATACAAGATGACCGACCAGCCGGTCGTCGTCGTCAACAAGGGCGGCGGCAGCGGGGCGGAAGGCTATGTCTACGGCAAGGCGTCCGCCGGCGATCCTTATAAGGTAATCTTCGGCACCTCGAACGCATGGCAGCAGCCGCTCGTCTCCAAGGTCGCCTTCAACTACACCGATCTCACGCCCATCGCGGCGATGGCGCAGGACGAGTTCCTGCTCTGGGTGAAACAGGATGCGCCCTACAAGACTGCGGGCGATTTTCTCAAGGCGGCCGCCGCGACCGAGTTCAAGATGGGCGGCGCCCAGTCCAAGGACACCGACGAGGTGCTGACGCGGATGATCGAAAAGGCGGCGCACGTCAAATTCACCTACATCCCCTTCAAGAGCGGCGCCGAGGCTGCCGTGCAACTGGCCGGCGGCCATATCGATGCGCACGTCAACAACCCCTCCGAAAGCCTCGGGCAATGGCGCGGCAGCACCCAGCGCCCGCTCTGTGCCTTCAGCCCGAAGCGGCTGCCGCAAGGGCCGAAAGTCACGACATCGGAAGGCTGGAGCGACGTGCCGACCTGTGTCGAGCAGGGGCTCGCGATTTCGCAATATGAGCAGCCGCGCACAGTCTGGCTGCCCGGCAAGGTCAGCCCGGATCAGGCGGCCTATTACGTCGATCTCATGAAGAAGGTGCAGGCGACGCCTGAATGGAAGGAGTACATCGAGAAGACCTCGCAGGTTGATACCTTCCTGACCGGCACCGCATTCAACGACTTCATCAAGCAGGATCTCGAACATATCAAGCAGGTCGCGGGCGAGCAGGGCTGGCTGGTGAAGTAG
- a CDS encoding tripartite tricarboxylate transporter TctB family protein: MISRRALEIAAAVLTGIFGAVVIVSSLDNGIGWSSAGVDAGTFPFLTGVIIVLGSLYNLGQGALGRGTLFIVRVAVTPSELRRLAGLFVPAAIFVAVIPMVGMYLASAGYVFAVLALPKQQSVLRALVIAAVTPLALYVVFERMFQVSLPHGALAAAFGF; this comes from the coding sequence ATGATCTCTCGACGTGCGCTCGAGATAGCCGCCGCGGTGCTGACCGGAATCTTCGGTGCGGTGGTCATCGTGTCCAGCCTCGACAACGGCATCGGCTGGTCGAGCGCCGGCGTCGATGCCGGTACGTTTCCGTTCCTGACCGGGGTGATCATCGTGCTCGGCAGCCTCTACAATCTGGGGCAGGGCGCGCTCGGACGCGGCACCCTCTTCATCGTCAGGGTGGCCGTCACGCCGTCCGAGTTGCGTCGCCTCGCGGGATTGTTCGTTCCAGCCGCGATCTTCGTTGCCGTCATTCCAATGGTCGGAATGTATCTCGCCTCGGCGGGCTATGTTTTTGCGGTCCTGGCATTGCCGAAACAACAATCGGTTTTGCGCGCGCTCGTCATCGCCGCGGTTACGCCGCTGGCGCTCTACGTCGTGTTCGAGCGCATGTTCCAGGTGTCGCTGCCGCACGGCGCGCTCGCCGCCGCGTTCGGTTTCTGA
- a CDS encoding tripartite tricarboxylate transporter permease: protein MENLQSLLHGFTIAVTVPHLTLMVIGVLLGILVGVLPGLGAPNGVSLLLPLTFGMQPVSAIILLSSMYWGALFGGSVTSILFNIPGEPSSVATTFDGYPMARDGRPTTALATAFGSAAFGALVGVILITFLASWVAQVALAFGPPEYFAVYFLAFASFVGMGGAAPIKTVVALAIGFAIAAIGIDTVSGSVRLTMGIDELVKGVSFVVAVMGLFGIGELLIAVEEEFQARAVSSRVDWKEVFRALGRLPHHGVALLRSAAIGCWMGITPGGPTAASFMSYGIAKRFSRNGARFGTGEAEGIVAPETADHAAGTSALLPMLSLGIPGSATAAVMMGGLMIWGLNPGPMLFVDQKDFVWGLIASMYVGNIVAVALVLLTVPVFAALMRIPFAVIAPLIVIICVVGAYSVSNSYLDVVLMLGFGVVGYLFKKLHYPLAPLVLAIVIGDKAEDAFRQAMLMSKGSLGIFFANGLVTTLVLAGMALLLLPLALQIVRLLRKPDVSAQEKVRII from the coding sequence ATGGAAAACCTTCAATCGCTGCTGCACGGCTTCACCATCGCGGTCACCGTTCCGCATTTGACGCTGATGGTGATCGGCGTCCTGCTCGGCATTCTCGTCGGCGTGCTGCCGGGCCTTGGTGCGCCCAACGGGGTGTCGCTGTTGTTGCCGTTGACCTTCGGCATGCAGCCGGTGTCGGCAATCATCCTGCTGTCGAGTATGTATTGGGGCGCGCTGTTCGGCGGCTCGGTGACGTCGATCCTGTTCAACATCCCCGGCGAACCTTCCTCGGTCGCCACCACCTTCGACGGCTATCCGATGGCGCGCGACGGCCGGCCGACGACGGCGCTGGCCACCGCCTTCGGCTCGGCGGCGTTTGGCGCGCTGGTCGGCGTGATCCTGATTACGTTTCTGGCCTCCTGGGTGGCGCAGGTGGCGCTCGCCTTCGGACCGCCAGAATACTTCGCGGTCTATTTTCTCGCCTTTGCCAGTTTCGTCGGCATGGGTGGCGCGGCGCCGATCAAGACAGTGGTGGCGCTCGCGATCGGCTTTGCCATCGCCGCGATCGGCATCGATACGGTCTCCGGCAGCGTGCGGCTCACCATGGGTATCGACGAACTGGTCAAGGGCGTCAGCTTCGTCGTTGCCGTCATGGGGCTGTTCGGCATCGGCGAGTTGCTGATTGCGGTCGAGGAGGAGTTTCAGGCCCGCGCGGTATCGTCGCGGGTCGATTGGAAGGAAGTGTTCCGGGCGCTCGGCCGTCTGCCGCACCATGGCGTTGCGTTGCTACGCAGCGCCGCCATCGGCTGCTGGATGGGCATAACGCCAGGTGGCCCGACCGCCGCCTCCTTCATGAGCTATGGCATCGCCAAGCGCTTCTCGCGCAACGGCGCGCGTTTCGGCACCGGCGAGGCCGAGGGCATCGTCGCGCCGGAGACCGCCGACCATGCCGCCGGCACCAGCGCGCTGTTGCCGATGCTCTCGCTAGGCATTCCCGGCTCCGCCACGGCCGCCGTCATGATGGGCGGGTTGATGATCTGGGGATTGAACCCCGGACCGATGCTGTTCGTCGATCAGAAGGATTTCGTCTGGGGGCTGATCGCCTCGATGTATGTCGGCAACATCGTCGCGGTGGCGCTGGTGCTGCTCACGGTTCCTGTGTTCGCCGCCCTGATGCGGATTCCGTTTGCCGTCATCGCGCCCCTGATCGTCATCATATGTGTCGTCGGCGCCTATTCGGTCTCCAACTCATATCTCGACGTCGTGCTGATGCTCGGCTTCGGCGTCGTCGGCTATCTCTTCAAGAAGCTGCACTATCCGTTGGCCCCATTGGTGCTGGCGATCGTGATCGGCGACAAGGCCGAGGACGCGTTCCGGCAGGCCATGCTGATGTCCAAGGGATCGCTCGGAATATTCTTTGCGAACGGGCTGGTGACGACCCTCGTTCTGGCCGGGATGGCTTTGCTGCTGCTTCCGCTCGCCCTGCAGATCGTGCGTCTGTTGCGAAAGCCGGACGTATCAGCTCAGGAGAAGGTGAGAATCATATGA
- a CDS encoding 4-hydroxythreonine-4-phosphate dehydrogenase PdxA, protein MNVQSPGKPLIALAMGDPAGISPELTAKLACLGEIRSRARLIVIGDRRVFDEGARVAGVESDLPNVTPSADPKTIGGDAAFMDLGHLDPATIERGVASQAGGAFALENYRRALTLARDGQADAVCFTPFNKKAMRLARAEYDDEIAFSAEIAGLKTPASEFNVLDRLWNARVTSHIPLKDVASRLTVERIHRALNLTDACMRRAGFAEPRIAVAGLNPHAGDGGNFGREEIDVIEPAVMAGRAEGIAAEGPFPADTVFLRARNGAFDAVLTMYHDQGQIAMKLMGFDRGVTILGGFPFPICTPAHGTAYDIAGQGVASVGASRAALLLAAEMAGAARVGNRAA, encoded by the coding sequence ATGAACGTGCAAAGTCCCGGCAAGCCGCTGATCGCGCTGGCGATGGGAGACCCCGCCGGCATCAGCCCGGAGCTGACCGCCAAGCTCGCCTGCCTCGGCGAAATCCGTTCCCGCGCGCGCCTGATCGTGATCGGGGACCGCCGTGTTTTCGATGAGGGCGCGCGCGTGGCCGGCGTCGAAAGCGACCTGCCAAATGTAACGCCGTCGGCGGACCCCAAAACAATCGGCGGTGATGCCGCGTTCATGGATCTCGGCCATCTCGATCCCGCCACCATCGAACGCGGTGTCGCGAGCCAGGCCGGCGGCGCGTTCGCGCTGGAGAATTACCGCCGCGCGCTGACGCTGGCGCGCGACGGGCAGGCGGATGCGGTCTGCTTCACGCCGTTCAACAAGAAGGCGATGCGGCTGGCGCGCGCAGAGTATGATGACGAGATTGCATTCTCCGCCGAGATCGCCGGCCTGAAAACGCCGGCCAGCGAATTCAACGTGCTCGACCGGCTCTGGAATGCCCGCGTCACCTCGCACATCCCCCTCAAGGACGTCGCCTCGCGGCTGACAGTCGAGCGTATTCATCGTGCGCTGAACCTGACCGATGCCTGCATGCGACGGGCCGGTTTTGCCGAGCCTCGCATCGCCGTGGCCGGGCTGAACCCTCATGCCGGCGATGGCGGCAATTTCGGCCGCGAGGAGATCGATGTGATCGAACCCGCGGTCATGGCCGGCCGGGCCGAAGGTATCGCGGCGGAAGGGCCGTTTCCGGCGGATACGGTTTTCCTGCGCGCCAGGAACGGCGCCTTCGATGCGGTGCTGACCATGTATCACGACCAGGGCCAGATCGCGATGAAGCTGATGGGCTTCGATCGCGGGGTGACGATCCTGGGCGGCTTCCCGTTTCCGATCTGCACGCCGGCCCACGGCACGGCCTATGACATCGCAGGCCAGGGCGTCGCCTCGGTCGGCGCCAGCCGGGCGGCCTTGTTGCTCGCGGCCGAGATGGCTGGCGCTGCCAGGGTAGGGAATCGGGCGGCGTGA